The region ACTAGTGATAAgcttattttaattatgtagacataaaacaaacaaaatattgaCTTATAAAGTCACTTTTTGTAATTCAGTGATTTATTTGTCTGTCACAATAATGTAAAGGCTATGAATTATCTTAATTGGGAGGCTTTTCTCAGCAAATATTAATATTGCATTaaatgtcaatttttttaattaattaattaattagccTAAAATATGCATCACTTGACAGATCTAAAATACTGACAGGAATTATTGATTCTTAGAAGTCCCATGAGGAAATATTCAATTTGCTAAAATGCAGTTGtgaaagtaaaatatttattatttttgtaagaAGTTCAGTTTTCAATTTAATCTACATTACTGTAAAGTGACCCTAAAGTTTAAggtcatgattttttttttaattagcaagaatgcattaaattgatcaaaagtgacagtaaagacatttacattcttttgaactttctattcatcaatgaatcatGAAAAAGGcattttcacaaaaacattaagcagcacagctgttttcaacataaaagaaatgtttcttgagccaAAAATCagcatagaatgatttctgaaggatcatgtgacactgaagactggagtattgaTGCTAAAaattttgccattacaggaataaataacattttaaaatgtatttaaatagaaaacagttattttaaatgataatattactgtggtatttttgtattttttgataaaataaattcagccttgctGAGCGtaagagacttttaaaaactgtatatatatataagtattgCTGTCATTAACTCTGGTCACTGTCGTTACAGTTTACTGACCCCGCCGAAGAGTGTATCTGCTCTGAGCGCCCTGCGTGACGGGAGTTGGAGGGACGGCTGCTATTAAAACTGCTCTGCACACTGACCTTAAATGTTTCAGGCCCAGCTGGCTGGGCATAACTGTTGCTTTTAGACCTTAAGTGGAAGTAAAATAACGTCAAGTGATTCAAAgttgaaaaatactgttaataAACGCAATACAGCACCACTGCAATATGCCTGATGGCTGAAACCCAGAGCATAATGCATACAAGTGTTTACGTGCAAATAATTTGCCTAATTGCAGCACAATTTTTTAACCACTGAAACCAATTGTCAAATGATATTATTCATTAATTATGAACTTTAGGACAATATTGGTTTTGGTAGATGTTATAATTTAATAAGCATAAGTCATTTGCTCTCTCAAATAGCACTTTTACTGTTAACTTGCATTGTTACATTAGATAACCAGTAGTGCCAGAGTAGTACCAGATTGCTTTCTGTTGTGCAAGTTGCATTCCTTTTTATAATGTTGTCAATTGTTTTGCAACATATGGCAAGAGAAGTATTAAAGTGATCTGATGCATTTGTAAAAGCAGACTAAATGTACTGTCAAAAACTGTATACTGCAATGTTGAAATACAAATGCAGCCTAGAGTACAGGGCAGCCATTCCAGATTGTATGTTTACATGATGCTCATGAAACAGAGCACTGTGGATAAGACATTTGCACATCAAACGGTAAtatttgtttctcttttttaaaGTATAGGTTTATGATGGAAGGGAATGGATGGTTTGTTTTTCCAATGTTGAATAAAAggcttttgaactgaaataTAATGTTTGTACTGTACCTGGAACAGAGGATGGCAGAGATAGGGAACTGAAATATGATATTCAAGAGAATCTTtgagtttttttattttcttatttattttttaaaaatctttttttagacatctgaaaaaaagtttgtaacattaatttaatcatttaggAGGTATGTGCCGATGTATTTTGGTTTGGCCCATAATGGCAAATTAACCTATTTCATGTAAACAATGTTCAAACCTTACAGCACACTACTGGCATAAAGTTGGTTTGATGTTGGACTTTGGTATTCAGGGACCATCACTAAAGTTACATCCGACACTGGTATGCACTTTTCTAActtcaataacatttgaagggaaTAATTGGCAGCCATAAAatcaactgtaaagtgttcatctaggtgtcagctatgatgcacgcctttaatattttttgatattttattaaataaaactgtcAAATCACATGTAAAAATCGCTATTTTTCACTACTGAAAAATAGCGATTTTTACACATAATTTGACAGTATATTTCAGTAAATATCAATGATGtaaaaggtgtgcatcatagctgacacctagatgaacactttacagttggttttatgACTGATATTTACATATCATATTTAAGTACAGTAGTgaaaaatagtaatttttttacatatgatttcagtttattttaataaatatcaaaaatttaaaaggtgtgcatcatagctgacacctagatgaacactttacagctGGTTTTATGGCTGTAAATGATCCCCTTCAGATgttattgagctttaaattGTGGCATTTTTATGTATGAGCCCATATACAGTAGTGAAAAATAGCGATTTTTACACAtgatttgacagtttattttaataaatatcaaaaatattgatgtaaaaaacatgtaaaaaacaTTACAGTTGATTTTATGGCTGTAAATTAttcccttcaaatgttattgaagTTAGAAACGTGCATATCAATGTCGggtgtaactttagagacggtccctaaatttgcgaatattAAACGTCCAGCGTCAGACCAACTTCATGCCAGTCAATACATGGTACACGTGAAATACAGGACaatctgaaaaaaaatcttgaagGAATTTCTAAATGATCAGCCATTTATATCAATGTGAATGACTGAGGAAGGCTGTAATATAGGAAGGCTGTTAGCTTATAAAAGAAATAAGCTGAcgtgaaaaaaagaagaagatagAAACAGCCGATACTGTTTTAACTGGTGTGATGCAAGAAAATAAGAAAAccttttgattttctttttttttttcctgtttaacTTGtgttaaagtaatcaaatggcattttttttcttacagcaGTCGACCGTGTAACATTCTAATGACGCCATCATAGACACGTCGAGCTGGagttatgtttatatatttgtacCTAAACATTctattactgttattatgaCGACATACACTGGAACTTTTGCTGCTCTGGTCTTTAGTTCTTGTTTACGACTAGGAAGAACAAGGTATCTGTCTTAACATGAAGGTAAATATCTGATACATAAAgtaatttaaatacagttttatttaaataaaatttactttaaatacataaagtaatCACCAACTTATGTTGCAATTTAtatcagaaaaacatatttctgAAACATCTCTAATGATCTTTATTATTTGTTGTTCATGACTCTTTCCATCTACATGCTACTGTTTGAGTCACTGCAGTGgcaaatgtgagaaaaaaaggtcACTGCAGCAATATAtgaacatggtaagttttgaatgttacataataaaacataataacatAGAATTAACGTGTTAAAGTGCAATATGAATcttttatctgaaaaacaaaaacattatcaCTGATACTCATACTGTTCTTGACTCCTTCCATCTACATGCCACTGTTTGAGCTGTCACAAAGGTAAATGTGGAAGAAGAGTCATGTGAGAGCAAACAAAGAAAAGGTAATTGCTACTAAGCTTTTAAGGGCATTTAATTGGCATTGTGCAGGTCATCTGTAGATAGATACACAGGCTACATAGACTTGTTTTAGATGTACAGTAGATAGGTATCTCTTTAGGCACATATCTATAGAAATATACATACATCAAAAAGTATTGACTTCTGTTGAAATGAATATcacataaacatttatttctgaaATATTGCTCTAATACTGGTCTTCTCTGCATGACTCTCTGCCACAGTTCGAGCCGCCACAATAGTACATGTGGGTCATGTGACAACattaaattaaagggatagttcacccaaaaatgaaaatttgatgtttatctgcttacccccagcgcatccaagatgtaggtgactttgtttcttcagtaaaacacaaatgatgatttttaactccaactgctgccgtctgtcaaataatgcgagtgaatgggaacttggatcaataagagtcgaaaaaccttgcatagacaaatccaaattaaaccctgtggcttttgacgacacattgatgtcctaagacacgaaacgatcggtttgtgcgagaaactgaacagtatttatataattttttacctctaaaacaccactatgtccaactgcgttcagcactcgcttagtgaggtctgatcgcgctctgacagcggaagtgatgtctagcactcattgaagtatatgcacgagacatcactgccgttgtcagagcgcggggtcgtcacgagccgcagggtttaatttggatttgtctatgcaaggtttttcgactTATTGATCCAatttcccattcactcccattatttgacagACAGCAATGgctggagttaaaaatcatcatttgtgttctactgaagaaacaaagtcacctacatcttggatgtgctggggggtaagcagataaacatcaaattttaatttttgggtgaactatccctttaacacggTAAGTTCAGTAACCCAATTTTTTAATAGCAAAAtctaaatgcatttaatttgaaaacATCAGAAAATTGTATTCAAGTGTTAAAGTGCATCATgacctttttttcccccctgaaaaataataatatagcctaataaaaatataataatatctcTGATATTAGTCTTCTCTGTTTATGACTGTTTGCTTTAACACAAGCTGTAAACACTTCATTAGAGTGCTGAAAGGCATTAATATAGTACAGGTCATTTATACATCTGAAGATAGATAGAAATATAGATTCTGAAATATCACACTAATACTGGTCTTCTCTGCTTGACTCTCTACATGCCTCTGTTTGAGCCGCCATGCTACATGTGGGTCATGTGACAACATTAAATTAACACCGTAAGTTCAGTTACTCAAAATTTAATAGAGTAAAATCAGAATGTGTTTCATTTGAATGCATCAAAAAATGTATCTCTGATACTGATCTTCTGTGTTTCTTACTCTCTTCATCTACATGGTGCTGTTTGAGTGCACCGCAATGGGAGATGTGGCAAGAGTGGTCATGTGACAGCATTAAATTAACACGGTAATCCAACTTTTTATTCCAAAACCTAAATCACATGCACTGTTCAACAATATTGACATCAGTCTTGTTCAAAGTCTTGTCCAAATATTTATGCACAACTATCCAAGTACATATTCGTTGTTGTTCTTTTTAACTGTGCAGACTGGAGGATCTGGACAATGAAGAAGAGACGAGGTCTGGATTGCAGCTACTCTTCAACTAAACAGGTTTGCTCATTTGCAACCTGGAACTATTACTTTAAGATCAATACTTTTGGACTGATGATACACATTCATTTGAAGTTGTCTAGTAGTTATATAAATGTTATGGTATATGACAataacatttttacagttttctacagtttacattttttttaacttctcTTTCAGTCTAACAGAAAGAAGGAGTGATTTCCTATGGAAGTCAGTTGTCCCTTTTGACCCCAGCATGTATTGCTGTAAACTGTTTCATCAAACCATATATATCAGAGAAAATTCATGATGGACTTTGCTGTAAAGATACATTAATATTTGAAAAGATACTTTTCacttcttcgtaagttgaatacagaaggcggcctggcggaagctagatattttacttcacaacttgttaaatatgtatataatcttttacacaaacatatcacttcacttcagaaggactttattaaccccctggagccgtgtggagtatgtttatgatggatggatgtggatggatgccgtttcttcagctcatactcgttgatcccactcactgccattataaagctgggatgcatcaggatatttattaatataactctgattgtgttcatcagaaagaagaaagtcattggatggcttgagggtgagtaaagcttggggtttcatttgaaagtcaactaatcctttaaatgctAAACTGAGAAGAAattcttaaatatttttcaaatttacACTCACTTTACATTCACTCTACTAAATGAATTCTTCATGTAAAACCTTGAGAGGACTATgtgatgttttaatttttaaccaGGCAGATTTGTGTTGGAAACTCCCTATGACAACCACTGACCACAGCAATCGCATCGACGTCTATATGCAACAACAGCACAAATTTGTAAGTATGTGGATTGTGAATTGAATTTGTATTTGAATTTCACTAATAATTCATTTAAGTAAAAAGTAGAAAGACATTAGATGGTACTGTTCTGACACACTTTGCATTGTAGCACTTGTTTCTTGCCTGCGGAACCAACTGGAATCCTTGTGGAAGTGGAAAAAATGCCAAACAAAGCACAAGAGGTGAGTCATCTTACAATATTGTTataaattagtatttttttattacgcCATTATGTCTCATGTCCATGCACACTGTATTTTGTCCTTTAGGATGCTGTGATCAATATGAAATCCGTGCAGGAGATTGCTAAGCAGTTAGGGTTTGAATGGACCGTTCTAGCCTTTGAACTTGGATTCACCAGAAATGAAGTCAGACAGTTTCATGCAACATCCAAAGAAAAGAGGGTTCAGGCTCAGAGAATGCTGGAATCATGGTGTGTATTAATCCAACACACTGTTAAATGAGCTCTTATTCTTAAAGTTGTGGTGCTATTAAGTGGTGGTACCTCTAATGTTTGATAGGTATGAGCGTTCCTGGGACAAACCAAACAAAACCAAGCTGCTGCAGGACGGTCTTGAGCGGGCGGGCCGCCGTGACCTGGCTGAGAGGCTGCGCTGCCTGCACTGGGGTCACCAAAAGCTCAGCCGCAGAGTCGAGCTGCCCTCTGCCTTCCCCTTCATCATTACCGTCCACAAGACCATAGACAACAAAGACGCCTTGAGCAGGATAAATGTGCTTAATCGCAGTTATAactaaaatggcaaaaaaaaaaaatgaatgtgagcTAAAAGTCTGAAACTACTAGTGAAAATGTCCTTCACTTAAGGAAAATTTGATCTACAtttgttttctaatttaatgaaatatttttcatCATAAATGCTATTATCAGACaaccattttaaaaaagaatgtCATTTTGCTTGTCTCTCTTTTGCTTCAATCTCAGCCACACTCTAGCTAGCTGCATGAACTTTACACAAGTTTGTGTAAAACCTTAAGCTCATTTTATCCAGCACGATTTGAGAATGATCCAAATTTTCAATGTGGcctcagacttttggaccccactCTACATATTCACTGGTATTCAATATAGTTTTAATGATTCAGagctttttttaaatacacacCTCATGAAACTATTCTTTCTGTTACCAATTACATGAATCAGACCGATTCAATTCACTCTTCTGTCATTTAATTAAACCCTCATacaataaatttacatttacggTAAAAGCACGCTGCCTTTACTCACGTGTTGTTGTTTTGATAATAAAAAGGTCTTAACTGTCTTTTTCAGTCATAGTTGTAAGCACTAGCCCTTAATGCGTTCAGGCAAAACTGCAGTCCTGCTTTATTGAACCTAATCCGCTTGAAAAGCAGTTAAATCTACTTCAATTAATTGATTCACAATTATCCAGTATGCTTCAACcttatatcattttcaaaattattataaatccTGCCTGAGCACAGAAGACAATTTTATTGTATTGcataagtattttttatttaaatcatttaacaTATATAATTCAATTTTAATCTATACACTACATAAAGATTTGAACAAACCATCACAGCAAGGTCAGTTGTATACATAGACATacacatacattatatacatatacaccaggggtgtccaaactcggtcctggagggccactgtgtCATGAATGGGGCTCCTTCGGCTCGTCCTCCGGACCGCCGGAGGGAGCCATCACCGGAATATTAAACTTCATTGATTCGGACTACGTTTCCCATgggccctcattcctgggactgattacACATACACCTGAACTGAATCACTCTCACACTATATAACACTCTCACATGCATACATACctcgcgaagtcttgatttgctgaGGTGATCATTTCTGAGTGTTTTTCCCTGTTTACTGCCTATTGTTACTGACTGGACTGTTTATCTCTGTTGAACCTTGCCGCCTGCCCTGAATTCTGCCTGTTATCCGGACTCTGATTGTAAAGCCGCCTGTCTCGACCCTTGCCTGTTCTACGACCCTGTTTGCTCACCGCCTGTCTCGACCATTGCCTGTCCCTGTTTATGCTCTTGCCCAAAGTCCCACCTGTTTGTATACCTCTGataataaaagctgcaaatggatccccaTTCTGTAGACCCATCATTACACACTGTCCTGCAgaatttagctccaacttgcctcaacacacctgcctgcaAATTTCTAGTATGCAgtgtatgtttacatgacaaagATGTGGCTTCtaaaaacataaatgtttttccttttcatgtacagatgacaacattgtcaaaccaatccctgttcacacagatctgtgaaaaactactaaaaatgctgtattatgctgccaggccagtagttggcgatgtcactttgcaaaaaaaaaaaaaaaaaaaaaactacatgcctatagactgaacacgtaatacgtATTCGCATGaggtcaccgttttcacaaattcgttAAAACGATAACACTATCGTTTTTAAAAGCTTGTGTTTTCAGGTCTCCAAAAT is a window of Megalobrama amblycephala isolate DHTTF-2021 linkage group LG6, ASM1881202v1, whole genome shotgun sequence DNA encoding:
- the wu:fc50b12 gene encoding p53-induced death domain-containing protein 1, with protein sequence MPNKAQEDAVINMKSVQEIAKQLGFEWTVLAFELGFTRNEVRQFHATSKEKRVQAQRMLESWYERSWDKPNKTKLLQDGLERAGRRDLAERLRCLHWGHQKLSRRVELPSAFPFIITVHKTIDNKDALSRINVLNRSYN